From Arcticibacter tournemirensis, one genomic window encodes:
- a CDS encoding SRPBCC family protein, which translates to MADTPIVEAQMLIRKPVKEVFRAFIDPAVTSKFWFTKSSGPLELGKTVKWEWEMYGVSTNVLTNKIVQDKLISTEWGEPATIVDYEFTPLTDDTTYVVIKNYGFNLSGDDLIKALIDNTGGFTTVLDGLKAYLEHNVQLNLIADKFPHITQK; encoded by the coding sequence ATGGCAGATACACCGATAGTAGAGGCGCAAATGCTCATCAGAAAGCCCGTTAAAGAAGTTTTCCGGGCATTTATTGACCCTGCAGTCACCAGTAAATTCTGGTTCACCAAATCGAGCGGACCGCTGGAACTGGGTAAAACCGTGAAATGGGAATGGGAGATGTACGGTGTGTCAACAAACGTGCTGACGAACAAGATCGTACAAGATAAATTGATATCAACAGAATGGGGCGAACCAGCAACCATTGTCGACTATGAATTTACTCCATTGACAGATGACACCACGTATGTAGTGATCAAAAATTATGGCTTTAACCTAAGCGGGGATGATTTAATAAAAGCGCTTATAGATAATACAGGTGGTTTCACCACAGTGCTCGACGGACTAAAAGCGTATCTTGAACACAACGTACAACTTAATCTGATAGCAGATAAATTCCCGCACATTACTCAAAAATGA
- a CDS encoding RNA polymerase sigma factor has protein sequence MKAREGGFKKMVYSLSGTMGSYNTLADAELAVLLKSRDHKAFEEVYSRYGQVLYTHALRLTRDPDDAQDILHDLFTVLWDKATELNTNIPLRAYLFKSVKNRVFDLFSRQKVRSEHLKSLQTFIDQGEWVTDDSIREKELKKVIEKEISLLPEKMRLVFEMSRKENMSHKQIAEELQLSDKTVKKQVNNAIRILRLKIHSLLVTVFFF, from the coding sequence GTGAAAGCCAGGGAAGGTGGTTTTAAAAAAATGGTATATTCGCTTTCCGGAACTATGGGGAGTTATAACACATTGGCCGATGCTGAACTTGCAGTATTACTAAAAAGCCGGGATCATAAGGCATTTGAAGAGGTATATAGCCGTTACGGGCAAGTCCTGTATACCCATGCCCTGAGGCTCACAAGGGATCCTGACGACGCTCAGGATATCCTTCACGACCTTTTTACTGTTCTATGGGATAAAGCTACTGAACTCAATACCAATATTCCACTGAGGGCCTATTTGTTTAAATCTGTGAAAAATAGAGTTTTTGATCTCTTTTCCCGACAGAAAGTACGCTCTGAACACCTTAAATCGCTGCAAACTTTTATTGATCAAGGCGAGTGGGTAACCGATGATTCAATTAGAGAGAAGGAACTAAAGAAAGTGATAGAGAAGGAGATCTCTTTATTGCCTGAAAAAATGCGGTTGGTTTTCGAGATGAGCAGGAAGGAAAATATGTCGCATAAGCAAATAGCTGAAGAGCTTCAACTTTCCGACAAAACGGTAAAGAAACAAGTCAACAATGCGATCAGGATCCTGCGCCTGAAAATCCATAGTCTTTTAGTGACCGTATTTTTTTTCTGA
- a CDS encoding FecR family protein: MNTQKARELLDKYKQGTLSEEEKSILDSWYMKLSQNELSDMGEEEIKNRLDSLWRGLPVNRKIKRWTIGLRIISISSAAIVLIALGISLYYSPEARKPQEHRIVHDIAPGGNKAILVLSDGHEISLNDAQDGDLAQQSGVIVTKVADGKLSYAGNKTTTGTEGRANLYNTIYTPPGGQFEVTLPDGTVVWLNAASSIKYPVQFSGKERRVELNGEGYFEVSRKKNAPFIVESSRQRIEVLGTHFNVNSYPNEPFVKTTLLEGAVKVVPVVSNPSGAGTIIKPGEQTLLTGNRLVVEKADIEKETAWKNGDFIFDNEDFNTILRQICRWYDVELTNPGNYRDLHLSGRVSRSRKISAVLEALEVTAKVKFKLEGRRITIID, encoded by the coding sequence ATGAATACACAAAAGGCCAGAGAGCTTTTAGATAAATATAAACAAGGTACTCTTTCTGAAGAAGAGAAGTCTATCCTCGATAGCTGGTACATGAAACTCAGCCAAAATGAGCTTTCGGATATGGGCGAAGAGGAGATTAAGAACAGGTTAGACTCTCTATGGCGGGGACTTCCGGTTAACAGGAAGATTAAGAGGTGGACTATTGGTTTGCGAATCATCAGCATTTCGTCGGCTGCCATTGTTTTGATAGCCCTTGGGATCAGCCTTTATTATTCTCCTGAAGCCAGAAAGCCCCAGGAACATCGAATTGTACACGACATTGCACCTGGTGGAAATAAAGCCATACTTGTGTTGTCGGATGGTCATGAGATCAGTCTGAATGATGCTCAAGATGGTGATCTTGCGCAGCAATCTGGTGTAATAGTTACGAAAGTAGCCGATGGGAAGTTAAGCTATGCCGGCAATAAAACGACAACAGGGACAGAAGGGAGGGCTAACCTCTATAATACCATCTATACTCCCCCCGGAGGGCAGTTTGAAGTGACGCTTCCCGATGGGACTGTCGTATGGCTGAACGCAGCTTCTTCTATAAAATATCCAGTGCAGTTCTCCGGAAAAGAACGGCGTGTGGAACTGAACGGAGAAGGTTATTTTGAAGTAAGCCGAAAGAAAAATGCGCCGTTCATAGTCGAATCATCACGCCAGAGAATCGAGGTATTAGGAACCCATTTTAATGTAAATAGCTATCCCAATGAACCCTTTGTGAAAACGACCCTTCTTGAGGGGGCGGTTAAGGTTGTGCCTGTTGTTAGTAATCCATCGGGCGCGGGAACGATTATAAAGCCGGGTGAGCAGACTTTGCTCACGGGCAATCGCCTTGTAGTTGAAAAGGCCGACATTGAGAAGGAAACAGCATGGAAAAACGGTGACTTTATATTCGATAATGAAGATTTTAATACTATTCTCAGGCAAATATGCCGATGGTATGATGTCGAACTAACCAATCCCGGAAATTACCGGGACCTTCATTTGAGCGGAAGAGTCTCCCGCTCACGGAAAATTTCTGCAGTGCTCGAGGCTCTTGAAGTAACAGCTAAGGTTAAATTTAAATTAGAAGGAAGGAGGATTACAATTATAGATTAA
- a CDS encoding TonB-dependent receptor — protein MRINISVLVLIVSLLQVSAKSSAQKITITDRSTSLQELFKEIRKQGGYDFLYNEDDLRKIKKISVNVKNMDVSQVLQSALSGLPLKYSIKDKIVMISREEETALEKIIDVFSKVNVRGKVTDEKNQPLIGATVKVKGTSKGSATNEEGNFYLPNLDEKAVLVVSYTGFVSQEIAVNGRTELTIVLKEDQAQLSEVVVVGYGTQKKVNLTGAVSQINADNIAQRPSVDITGALQGLLPGLNIQINNGDPSAKPDVNIRGFNSINGGSPLVLVDGIEGNIARVNPNDIASVSVLKDAASAAIYGARGAFGVILITTKAGKSGEVRVNYSNNFALTTPTTRTDFISDPYVYGKTVDAALFGYNGTNYTGYNDMDWEIIKMVAEGEIEPFHEKQANGAYKFYYKTNWYDYLFKKYQPSQYHNISVSGGTDKIKAYLSGRIYDRATIQNIQDADVKRYNLNSNLSFKPVKWLELSDNIKYVNEYNDEYGGYRSGYGGLWSTTTWYNLFPFYPNMVDGIPADIGISGSGGYGGGPAMEDGNNWKKFVTDELTNTFRVKITPFKGLDLNMDYSNRIENTSRTERYNQFDLITTDRLVLQTVGINRLGEWRWKDKYNALNIFGTYGFNIKNDHNFKLLLGYNQENFDRDRVAAQSNNLLVRDLANLSLGTEMYNIDGSALVWAVEGYFGRFNYDYKGKYLLEINARYDGSSRFPDESRWGFFPSVSGGWQLNRESFWEPIENAVSSMKLRASYGKLGNQTVDVNTFQQLMGLGQSGWLDNGQRINYASAPNPLPRVVTWETTRSIDFGVDLGVLKNRLMATFDWYQKETDGMYLAGQPLPSVFGAGEPKENYAALRNRGFELSLSYHDKFTVGGSPLSFSATASVSNFKGIITKYNNPQGLMGSYWEGQELGQIWGYHIDGQFQSDEEAAAYQNSFANPAINLGNVYKYILGTVQNSQWSKLRAGDVKYVDSNGDGRIDKGDYTLENHGDLMPIGNAMPKFPFGFNVSASWKNFDVSAAGAGVAKQNWYPTGNIFWGPYQRPYLSFIRKDLVENAWTPENPGNTYPQIYRGYAALQTGRSLYEMNDYYLENVGYMRVKNLTVGYTLPERLTKKINAQKIRVFFSGENLFTVRFGGLTKYIDPEQAGSAINYSDPGDAVGRADVTDYPMGKTYSMGINLTL, from the coding sequence ATGAGGATTAATATATCAGTTCTTGTTTTAATTGTATCTCTTCTTCAGGTTAGTGCAAAATCGTCCGCACAGAAGATCACAATCACTGACCGGAGTACCTCGCTTCAGGAGCTTTTCAAAGAGATCCGCAAGCAGGGGGGGTATGATTTTCTTTATAACGAAGATGATTTGAGGAAGATAAAAAAGATAAGTGTTAATGTGAAGAATATGGATGTAAGTCAGGTTCTTCAATCAGCCTTATCAGGATTGCCGCTAAAGTACTCTATAAAAGACAAGATAGTGATGATCAGCCGCGAGGAAGAGACGGCGCTCGAAAAGATCATTGACGTCTTTTCGAAGGTGAACGTCAGAGGTAAGGTTACGGATGAAAAGAATCAGCCGCTGATAGGAGCTACAGTAAAAGTAAAAGGGACGAGTAAGGGGAGTGCTACAAATGAAGAGGGGAATTTTTATCTGCCCAATCTGGATGAAAAAGCAGTATTGGTAGTATCATATACTGGTTTTGTATCGCAAGAGATCGCCGTCAACGGGCGTACTGAGCTTACAATTGTATTAAAGGAAGATCAGGCTCAGTTAAGTGAGGTGGTGGTGGTGGGATATGGCACCCAAAAGAAGGTAAACCTTACTGGCGCTGTCAGCCAGATAAATGCTGATAACATTGCTCAGCGTCCATCGGTAGACATTACCGGAGCCTTACAAGGATTGCTGCCAGGATTGAATATCCAGATAAACAATGGGGATCCGTCTGCAAAGCCCGACGTTAATATCCGTGGTTTCAACTCAATAAACGGAGGAAGTCCGCTGGTGCTGGTTGATGGTATAGAAGGCAATATTGCGCGTGTTAATCCAAATGATATTGCCAGTGTCAGCGTGTTGAAAGATGCGGCTTCGGCAGCTATCTATGGCGCCAGAGGCGCCTTTGGGGTGATCCTGATCACCACAAAGGCAGGTAAATCCGGCGAGGTGAGGGTCAATTACTCGAATAACTTTGCATTGACCACTCCTACAACCCGGACTGATTTTATTTCTGATCCCTATGTTTACGGTAAGACAGTAGATGCTGCGCTCTTCGGTTATAACGGAACCAACTACACCGGCTATAACGATATGGATTGGGAGATCATAAAAATGGTTGCCGAGGGAGAAATCGAGCCGTTCCACGAAAAGCAGGCTAATGGCGCGTATAAGTTCTATTACAAAACGAACTGGTATGATTACTTATTTAAGAAATATCAACCGTCGCAATACCATAATATCTCCGTTTCTGGAGGAACAGATAAAATTAAGGCTTATCTGTCCGGCAGGATATACGATAGGGCAACGATACAGAACATACAGGATGCCGATGTAAAAAGGTATAATTTAAATTCGAACCTGAGCTTTAAACCCGTAAAGTGGCTTGAGCTCTCAGATAACATCAAGTATGTAAACGAATATAACGACGAGTACGGGGGTTACCGGAGTGGTTACGGTGGTTTGTGGAGCACGACTACGTGGTATAACCTGTTCCCGTTCTATCCTAATATGGTAGATGGCATCCCTGCTGATATCGGCATAAGCGGTAGCGGCGGATATGGGGGCGGTCCGGCAATGGAAGATGGTAATAACTGGAAGAAATTCGTTACCGATGAACTTACCAATACCTTCCGTGTAAAGATCACACCTTTTAAGGGGCTGGATCTGAATATGGACTATAGTAACCGCATTGAAAATACATCGCGGACGGAACGTTATAATCAATTCGACCTTATAACAACTGACCGCCTGGTTTTACAAACGGTGGGAATTAACCGCCTCGGCGAGTGGCGTTGGAAGGATAAATACAATGCGCTGAATATTTTTGGTACATACGGATTTAATATTAAAAACGACCATAATTTCAAGTTACTGTTGGGATACAACCAGGAGAATTTTGACCGCGACAGGGTCGCAGCTCAGTCTAACAATCTGCTGGTCAGAGATCTGGCAAACTTGTCGCTGGGTACAGAGATGTACAATATCGATGGTTCTGCACTTGTATGGGCTGTTGAGGGTTATTTCGGCCGGTTCAACTACGATTATAAAGGTAAATACCTGCTTGAAATAAATGCACGTTACGATGGTTCATCCCGTTTTCCGGATGAAAGTCGCTGGGGCTTCTTTCCTTCGGTGTCGGGAGGCTGGCAATTGAACAGGGAAAGCTTCTGGGAGCCTATCGAGAATGCAGTGTCTTCGATGAAACTGCGGGCTTCGTACGGAAAACTGGGTAATCAAACAGTGGATGTTAATACCTTCCAGCAGTTAATGGGTCTGGGACAGTCGGGGTGGCTCGACAACGGGCAACGTATTAATTATGCCAGTGCGCCAAATCCCCTGCCAAGGGTTGTTACCTGGGAAACAACCAGGAGCATCGATTTTGGTGTTGATCTGGGTGTGCTGAAGAATCGATTAATGGCGACATTCGACTGGTATCAGAAAGAGACAGATGGGATGTACCTGGCGGGTCAGCCCTTGCCATCGGTTTTTGGAGCCGGAGAACCAAAGGAAAATTATGCTGCGTTGCGTAACAGGGGGTTTGAGCTGAGCCTCAGCTACCATGATAAATTTACAGTAGGCGGTTCGCCGCTGAGCTTCAGTGCCACCGCCAGTGTGTCGAACTTTAAAGGCATCATCACTAAATACAATAATCCGCAAGGGCTGATGGGCAGCTACTGGGAAGGCCAGGAGCTAGGGCAAATCTGGGGATATCACATCGACGGACAGTTCCAGTCTGATGAGGAAGCTGCTGCCTACCAAAACAGCTTTGCCAATCCGGCCATCAATCTCGGTAATGTATACAAGTATATTCTTGGCACAGTTCAAAATAGCCAATGGAGTAAGCTGAGAGCAGGAGACGTGAAATATGTTGACAGCAATGGCGACGGCAGGATTGACAAGGGCGATTATACACTTGAAAACCATGGCGACCTGATGCCTATTGGCAATGCGATGCCGAAGTTCCCGTTCGGGTTTAATGTGAGTGCTTCGTGGAAAAACTTCGACGTATCTGCTGCAGGAGCAGGCGTTGCTAAACAAAACTGGTACCCCACAGGCAATATCTTTTGGGGCCCTTACCAGCGTCCTTACCTGTCTTTTATCAGGAAAGATCTGGTAGAAAACGCATGGACTCCTGAGAACCCTGGAAATACTTATCCTCAAATCTACAGGGGGTATGCTGCGTTACAAACCGGGCGCTCGTTATATGAAATGAATGACTATTATCTTGAAAATGTAGGGTATATGAGAGTGAAGAACCTGACCGTAGGATATACGCTTCCCGAACGCCTTACCAAAAAGATCAATGCTCAGAAGATCAGGGTGTTCTTCAGTGGAGAGAACCTGTTTACCGTTCGGTTCGGAGGCCTTACAAAGTATATTGATCCGGAGCAGGCTGGTTCGGCTATAAACTATTCAGATCCTGGCGATGCTGTGGGAAGGGCAGATGTCACCGATTACCCCATGGGGAAGACGTATTCAATGGGTATTAATCTAACCTTATAA
- a CDS encoding RagB/SusD family nutrient uptake outer membrane protein, with protein sequence MNKLYYTLVAIGMILSFSACKDDFLDRAPKDQVDAKFFFNTAKDLEVATNDFYKMLPTTAVYTDDASSDNIVPLIVSDKVRGSRIVPTKRGTAPWNWSSLRDINFFLANYHKCSDAAARAKYSGIARFFRAWFYFDKVKNFGDVPWYNKVLEADDPDLYKGRDSRVLVMDSVMADINYAVANIPAEKKLNAITKYTALLLKARIALHEGTFRKYHGLGNYEQFLNDAVSASLELIQSGAYTVFTAGGKDKAYRDLFARNNQDAVETILAADFEMAIESHNLGFLMTAQTSGAWGITKDLINSYLMADGSRFTDKSGYQTMGFYNEMQNRDPRLTQTTAGPNFAVNGQASPEPVTLSSSTTGYRVIKALPPKDQWTTSYFDIIIFRYAEALLVYAEAKAELGTITQADLELSINKLRDRVQMPHLQLAAANAAPDPYLEQMYPNVDKGANKGVILEIRRERRLEMFNEGLRWDDLMRWKEGKKLEKPMVGIYFSGIGSHDFNNDGVADVYLHTGDASGAPKSVTSLINITQRPLRNPATGATGTNSGNLDPFPARGIFDESKDYYYPIPLEDLSLNPNLSQNPNWK encoded by the coding sequence ATGAACAAACTATATTATACACTGGTCGCTATCGGGATGATATTGTCATTCTCTGCCTGTAAAGATGATTTTCTCGATCGTGCGCCCAAGGATCAGGTCGATGCAAAGTTTTTCTTTAATACGGCGAAAGACCTTGAAGTAGCAACGAACGACTTTTATAAAATGCTGCCTACTACGGCTGTTTATACAGATGATGCATCTTCGGATAATATCGTCCCGCTGATCGTATCCGACAAGGTAAGAGGCAGCCGGATTGTACCTACCAAAAGAGGCACTGCTCCATGGAACTGGAGTTCTCTTCGCGATATCAATTTTTTTCTGGCGAATTATCATAAATGCAGCGACGCTGCTGCACGGGCGAAATACAGCGGAATTGCCCGGTTTTTCAGAGCGTGGTTTTATTTTGATAAGGTAAAAAACTTCGGAGACGTGCCATGGTACAATAAGGTGCTTGAAGCTGACGATCCGGATTTATACAAAGGCCGTGATTCGCGAGTGCTGGTGATGGACTCGGTGATGGCTGATATTAATTATGCTGTGGCGAATATTCCGGCAGAGAAAAAGCTGAATGCTATTACAAAATATACGGCGCTGTTACTAAAAGCGCGGATAGCCCTTCATGAAGGGACCTTCAGGAAATATCATGGTCTTGGCAACTACGAACAATTCCTGAATGATGCCGTTTCGGCTTCTCTGGAACTAATACAGTCAGGCGCTTACACGGTCTTTACCGCCGGAGGTAAAGATAAAGCTTACCGCGACCTGTTTGCGCGCAACAACCAGGATGCTGTAGAAACGATCCTTGCTGCTGATTTTGAAATGGCTATAGAGTCGCACAATCTTGGTTTCCTAATGACGGCTCAGACGTCGGGGGCCTGGGGTATAACCAAAGATCTCATCAATAGCTATTTAATGGCGGATGGCAGCCGGTTTACTGATAAATCGGGCTACCAAACGATGGGATTTTACAATGAAATGCAAAACCGCGATCCCCGCCTTACGCAAACTACTGCTGGTCCTAATTTTGCGGTGAACGGGCAGGCAAGTCCGGAACCCGTTACCCTTAGCAGTTCAACCACCGGCTACCGTGTGATCAAGGCTCTGCCGCCTAAGGACCAGTGGACCACCTCTTATTTTGATATTATTATATTCAGGTATGCGGAAGCGCTTCTGGTATATGCCGAGGCAAAAGCTGAATTGGGGACGATTACCCAGGCCGACCTTGAACTTTCCATAAATAAGTTGCGCGACAGGGTGCAGATGCCGCATCTTCAGCTCGCTGCAGCAAATGCTGCTCCCGATCCCTACCTTGAGCAGATGTATCCGAACGTGGATAAGGGCGCCAATAAGGGAGTGATCCTGGAGATTCGTCGTGAGCGCCGCCTTGAAATGTTCAATGAAGGGTTAAGATGGGACGATCTGATGCGCTGGAAGGAAGGGAAGAAGCTTGAAAAACCGATGGTCGGAATTTATTTTTCAGGCATTGGCTCGCATGACTTTAACAACGATGGAGTTGCTGATGTCTACCTCCATACAGGTGATGCATCGGGCGCGCCTAAGTCGGTTACTTCTCTCATTAATATCACACAGAGACCTTTAAGAAACCCGGCTACCGGTGCTACAGGCACAAATTCGGGAAATCTGGATCCGTTCCCGGCCAGGGGAATATTTGATGAAAGTAAGGACTATTACTACCCGATTCCATTGGAAGACCTTAGTCTGAATCCTAATTTATCTCAAAACCCGAACTGGAAATAA
- a CDS encoding BACON domain-containing protein → MKILKNITGPVVMVLFLLAILNACKKDDELVPKMFLGVGESISVSNKPNEQTIDIVANLPWTVETDANWITIADKQGEKGKRVVKFAVAKNEDDQRTATIMIKATGGELVKEIKIIQESGLTKNFYVKAGATGEGTSWEDATTLAKALNDCVSGSTIFIAAGTYTPEKTITGGDPADDGDLTFEVSKYITLKGGYPQNATGNSVADPSVNKTILSGKLANGSETYHVVTVTAPKDPEQNVILNGLVISNGNAGSSTTPIKISGTDFRRDYGGGIIAGNAGLDILNCEVTGNKSQKFVSGVYIFGGAKVTIKGSKISKNVSKNNGGGMWVNDAVAYIYNSEISENESTGTAGGLHAYPNASVWVYNTTVANNKCTSYGAGIYLREKSKGVFVNCLIYGNSTTSKNGGGGVMMYDNCSADLISSTVTLNSSAGPGGGIYRRLNVNTLRIYNSIISGNVQPALGKDVDAFEADAVTPVVQSSVIAAKAYDATGNEIAGASFNSATMLNAVFVPVGSDNPAIGSGMSSNALLALGATFNPALENFISTDLKGQSRSTSIMGALVK, encoded by the coding sequence ATGAAAATACTTAAAAATATAACCGGACCGGTTGTCATGGTACTCTTTTTACTTGCTATACTAAACGCCTGTAAAAAAGACGATGAACTGGTTCCAAAGATGTTCCTCGGGGTTGGAGAATCTATTTCCGTTTCGAATAAGCCAAATGAGCAGACGATAGATATTGTAGCCAATCTGCCATGGACTGTTGAAACCGATGCAAACTGGATAACCATTGCAGACAAGCAGGGTGAAAAAGGGAAACGGGTGGTGAAGTTTGCGGTTGCGAAAAATGAAGATGATCAAAGAACGGCGACAATTATGATTAAAGCCACCGGGGGAGAACTTGTTAAGGAGATAAAGATCATCCAGGAATCAGGACTTACAAAGAATTTCTATGTAAAAGCAGGAGCAACTGGAGAAGGTACTTCCTGGGAAGATGCTACGACGCTGGCGAAGGCGCTGAATGACTGTGTTAGTGGCAGTACGATCTTTATTGCGGCAGGTACTTATACGCCGGAGAAAACCATTACCGGAGGTGACCCGGCAGATGATGGGGATCTTACATTCGAAGTGAGTAAGTATATTACGTTAAAAGGGGGGTACCCTCAGAATGCTACAGGTAATTCTGTTGCGGATCCCTCGGTTAATAAAACTATCCTTTCAGGAAAACTCGCAAATGGCAGCGAAACATACCATGTGGTAACCGTCACCGCTCCTAAAGATCCTGAACAGAACGTGATACTAAACGGACTGGTGATCAGTAACGGAAATGCAGGAAGCTCGACAACGCCGATAAAGATAAGCGGTACTGATTTCAGGAGGGACTACGGTGGTGGTATCATCGCAGGCAATGCAGGTCTCGACATCCTGAATTGTGAAGTCACCGGCAACAAGTCGCAGAAATTTGTCTCTGGCGTGTACATCTTCGGAGGTGCGAAAGTGACAATTAAGGGTTCGAAAATTTCGAAGAATGTATCAAAGAATAACGGGGGTGGAATGTGGGTGAATGATGCGGTAGCCTATATTTATAATTCAGAAATTTCTGAAAATGAGAGTACGGGTACCGCCGGTGGCCTTCACGCCTATCCTAACGCCAGTGTTTGGGTTTACAATACGACGGTTGCCAATAATAAATGTACTTCCTACGGTGCTGGAATTTACCTGAGGGAGAAGTCTAAAGGTGTTTTCGTGAACTGTTTGATCTATGGTAACTCCACAACGTCGAAAAATGGCGGCGGTGGTGTGATGATGTATGATAATTGTTCTGCAGATCTTATTAGTTCAACTGTCACTCTCAATAGTTCAGCCGGTCCCGGCGGAGGCATATACCGCAGATTAAATGTCAATACGCTTCGTATTTATAATTCCATCATTTCAGGAAATGTGCAGCCAGCTTTGGGTAAGGACGTCGACGCGTTTGAAGCAGATGCTGTTACACCTGTTGTACAGTCGTCTGTGATAGCTGCGAAAGCATATGATGCAACAGGGAATGAAATAGCCGGGGCGTCGTTTAACTCAGCAACTATGTTGAATGCTGTATTTGTGCCCGTCGGTAGTGACAATCCTGCTATCGGTTCTGGTATGTCGTCGAACGCATTGCTTGCTCTCGGCGCAACCTTTAATCCGGCCCTGGAGAATTTCATCTCCACAGATCTTAAGGGACAAAGCCGCAGTACATCAATTATGGGAGCTTTAGTAAAATAA
- a CDS encoding IS1182 family transposase encodes MKTRSNVHFKALTSQQVVLFPSNIGDRIPSDHPVRIVNQVVESLNIDDILSGYKGGGTSSFHPRMLIKVLFYSYFCNIYSCRKMAQALQENIHFMWLSGNSTPDFRTINDFRGKRLKDKIQHLFAELVRLMADLGYVSLDIQYVDGTKLESASNRYTFVWKGSTEKNKAKLEEKITGVLGDIDRSIKHDKAELASPEKPGVPVSSTELKNRIDELNGRLAELNKQQKKEVKKLEKDALPRLEKYEAQLETLGTRNSYSKTDQDATFMRMKEDHMKNGQLKPAYNTQISTENQFITNFSIHQRAGDTATLTLHLEQFKAHYNKQSKKVVADSGYGSEQNYQWMEDNDIEAFIKYNYFHKEQKRSFKKNIYHASNLPYDVQGDYFICPAGKRMIKMEESERISELGYKSKVSCYKTESCQGCPLRKMCYKGDEDRKIEVNHALRAFKEKVKQKLLSEEGVRLRKNRAIEPEAVFGQLKSNNRFNRFRLRTLPKVNIEFGLAAIAHNLRKMAAKAA; translated from the coding sequence ATGAAAACAAGATCAAATGTACATTTTAAGGCGTTAACCTCGCAGCAGGTTGTGCTTTTTCCCTCGAACATAGGGGATCGGATTCCATCAGATCATCCTGTCCGTATTGTTAACCAAGTTGTTGAATCACTTAATATCGATGATATTCTTTCAGGATATAAAGGCGGCGGTACCAGCAGCTTTCATCCCAGAATGCTAATTAAAGTACTTTTCTACAGTTACTTCTGTAATATTTATTCTTGTCGAAAGATGGCTCAGGCCCTGCAGGAAAATATCCACTTCATGTGGCTATCAGGCAACAGTACCCCTGATTTCCGCACTATTAACGATTTTCGTGGTAAGCGGTTAAAGGATAAGATCCAGCATCTGTTTGCAGAACTGGTCCGTTTGATGGCTGATCTTGGCTATGTCAGTCTTGATATCCAGTATGTGGACGGCACCAAGCTGGAATCGGCTTCGAACCGGTATACCTTTGTATGGAAAGGCTCTACAGAGAAGAATAAAGCAAAGCTGGAAGAAAAAATAACCGGAGTACTTGGGGATATAGATAGGTCTATAAAGCATGATAAAGCGGAACTGGCCTCACCGGAAAAGCCAGGCGTTCCTGTAAGTTCAACGGAACTTAAGAACAGGATAGATGAACTGAACGGTCGTTTGGCAGAGCTGAACAAGCAACAAAAAAAAGAGGTTAAGAAGCTTGAAAAAGATGCACTTCCCCGACTTGAGAAATATGAAGCGCAACTGGAAACTTTAGGCACACGCAACAGCTACAGCAAGACCGATCAGGATGCTACTTTCATGCGGATGAAGGAAGACCATATGAAAAACGGCCAGCTTAAACCGGCTTATAATACCCAGATTAGTACCGAGAATCAGTTTATTACCAACTTTTCCATTCACCAGCGTGCCGGAGATACTGCCACTTTGACCCTCCACCTGGAGCAGTTCAAAGCACATTACAATAAACAATCAAAGAAAGTAGTGGCAGACTCAGGGTATGGAAGCGAGCAGAACTACCAGTGGATGGAGGATAATGATATTGAGGCTTTTATCAAGTACAATTACTTTCATAAAGAACAAAAACGCAGCTTTAAAAAGAATATATATCATGCCTCAAACCTGCCCTACGATGTGCAAGGGGATTACTTTATATGTCCGGCAGGCAAACGTATGATCAAAATGGAGGAATCTGAGCGCATCTCAGAGCTGGGGTATAAATCTAAGGTGAGCTGTTACAAAACAGAGAGCTGCCAGGGCTGTCCGCTCAGGAAAATGTGTTATAAAGGCGATGAAGACCGTAAAATTGAGGTCAACCATGCCTTAAGGGCCTTTAAGGAGAAAGTGAAGCAAAAGCTGTTAAGTGAAGAAGGTGTTAGGCTCAGAAAGAACAGAGCGATAGAACCAGAAGCTGTATTTGGTCAACTAAAAAGCAATAACAGGTTCAATCGATTCAGACTACGTACACTCCCTAAAGTAAATATCGAGTTCGGACTGGCCGCCATAGCACATAACTTAAGGAAAATGGCAGCAAAAGCTGCTTAA